The following are encoded in a window of Deinococcus planocerae genomic DNA:
- a CDS encoding restriction endonuclease encodes MDKPTIEQILPPKPEARPRLYAYSIADEAHAGLLKVGQTTRDVRQRVAEQLKTAAIKNYRIELDEDATRTDGSVISDHELRAALRRKGFANTELEWMRCTVADVRTALGELRTGKLVTGARHETFPMRGEQAEAVEKTHAYFTSRWAEDAGAVPRFLWNAKMRFGKTFTTYQLAKRLGARRVLVVTFKPAVEDAWQSDLESHVDFDGWRYQSRNVDGDPREVPADIPLVYFGSFQDLLGRDQAGNIKPRNAWIHTINWDLVVFDEYHFGAWRETARELFEGEDSAVVKAATRLEADLDAVNEDLEVLSARETEFLPITTRAYLYLSGTPFRALSTGEFIEEQIFNWTYTDEQRAKEKFTRERPGERNPYGALPQLRLLTYQMPDELLAVATEGEFDEFDLNAFFEAEGTGEAARFRHEDEVQKWLDILRGQHLATSVEHLKTGTRPPFPYSDVRLLPYLQHSFWFLPNVAACFAMANLLGARHNTFWHDYTVVVAAGAQAGIGLDALPPVRRAIGSGFDTKTITLSCGKLTTGVTVPQWSAILMLRNLKSPETYFQAAFRVQSPWSIKNPNGDNPNEEDILKPVCFVFDFAPTRALRQLSEYGVGLSPGEANPENAVRDLVSFLPVLAFDGANMTQIDAGGILDIAMAGTSATLLARKWESALLVNVDNATLRRVLDSPEALAAVERIEGWRTLGDNVLETVINKSEKVKELKGKANERDLTPGEKKELSDEEREYKSKRKQIQEKLIKFATRIPAFMYLTDFRENTLQDVITKLEPELFSTVTGLSVQDFHLLVRLRVFNTEQMNAAVFAFRRYEDASLSYTGLESHQGLRHYGLYDTVVAREDGGISL; translated from the coding sequence ATGGATAAGCCCACCATCGAGCAAATCCTCCCGCCCAAACCCGAAGCCCGCCCGCGCCTCTATGCCTACAGCATCGCCGACGAGGCGCACGCGGGGCTGCTCAAGGTGGGCCAGACGACACGCGACGTGCGGCAGCGGGTGGCCGAACAGCTCAAGACGGCGGCCATCAAGAACTACCGCATCGAGCTGGACGAGGACGCCACGCGCACGGACGGCAGCGTCATCTCCGACCACGAGCTGCGGGCGGCCCTGCGCCGCAAGGGCTTTGCCAATACCGAACTGGAGTGGATGCGCTGCACCGTCGCGGACGTGCGGACCGCGCTGGGCGAACTGCGGACGGGCAAGCTGGTCACCGGGGCACGCCACGAGACCTTCCCGATGCGCGGGGAGCAGGCCGAGGCGGTGGAAAAGACGCACGCCTACTTCACGTCGCGCTGGGCCGAGGACGCCGGGGCCGTGCCGCGCTTCCTGTGGAACGCGAAGATGCGCTTTGGCAAGACCTTCACGACGTACCAGTTGGCGAAACGACTCGGCGCTCGCCGGGTGCTCGTGGTGACGTTCAAGCCCGCCGTCGAGGACGCGTGGCAGAGCGACCTGGAATCGCACGTAGATTTCGACGGCTGGCGATACCAGTCCAGGAACGTCGATGGCGACCCACGCGAAGTCCCAGCAGATATTCCGCTGGTCTATTTCGGCTCATTCCAGGACCTGCTGGGGCGCGATCAGGCGGGCAACATCAAGCCGCGCAACGCATGGATTCACACGATCAACTGGGATTTGGTCGTGTTCGACGAATACCATTTCGGCGCCTGGCGTGAGACGGCCAGGGAGCTTTTCGAGGGCGAGGACAGCGCAGTCGTCAAAGCGGCGACCAGGCTCGAAGCCGATCTTGATGCGGTGAACGAAGATTTAGAGGTGCTGTCAGCCCGCGAGACCGAGTTCCTGCCCATCACCACGCGGGCCTACCTCTACCTGTCGGGCACCCCATTCCGGGCGCTCTCCACGGGCGAGTTCATCGAAGAGCAGATCTTCAACTGGACCTACACCGACGAGCAGCGGGCCAAAGAGAAGTTCACCCGCGAGCGCCCCGGCGAGCGCAACCCCTACGGGGCGCTGCCGCAACTGCGCCTCCTGACCTACCAGATGCCCGACGAGCTGCTGGCGGTCGCCACCGAGGGCGAGTTCGACGAGTTCGACCTGAATGCCTTCTTCGAGGCCGAGGGCACGGGAGAAGCGGCGCGGTTCCGGCACGAGGACGAGGTTCAGAAGTGGCTCGACATCCTGCGCGGGCAGCACCTGGCTACGTCCGTGGAGCACCTGAAGACTGGCACCCGCCCGCCGTTTCCCTACTCTGACGTGCGCCTGTTGCCCTACCTCCAGCACTCGTTCTGGTTCCTGCCGAACGTGGCCGCGTGCTTTGCGATGGCGAACCTGTTGGGGGCCCGGCACAACACCTTCTGGCACGACTACACGGTGGTTGTGGCAGCAGGAGCGCAGGCGGGCATCGGGCTGGATGCGCTGCCGCCCGTCAGAAGGGCCATCGGCAGCGGCTTCGACACCAAGACCATCACGCTCTCGTGCGGCAAGCTCACGACGGGCGTGACCGTGCCGCAGTGGTCAGCAATCCTGATGCTGCGTAACCTGAAGTCGCCTGAGACCTACTTCCAGGCGGCCTTTCGTGTGCAGTCGCCGTGGTCGATCAAGAACCCCAACGGCGACAATCCGAACGAGGAAGATATCCTCAAGCCGGTCTGCTTCGTGTTCGACTTCGCACCCACGCGGGCTCTGCGGCAGCTTTCCGAGTACGGCGTCGGGCTGTCGCCGGGCGAAGCCAACCCGGAGAATGCCGTGCGCGACCTCGTGTCGTTCCTGCCCGTGCTGGCTTTTGACGGCGCGAACATGACCCAGATCGACGCGGGCGGCATCCTCGACATCGCCATGGCGGGCACCTCGGCCACGCTGCTGGCCCGCAAGTGGGAAAGCGCCCTGCTAGTGAACGTGGACAATGCCACCCTGCGCCGCGTGCTGGACAGTCCCGAAGCCCTGGCCGCCGTGGAGCGCATAGAAGGCTGGCGCACGCTGGGCGACAACGTGCTTGAGACGGTCATCAACAAAAGCGAGAAGGTCAAGGAGTTGAAGGGCAAGGCCAACGAGCGCGACCTCACGCCCGGAGAGAAGAAGGAACTCTCGGACGAGGAGAGGGAATACAAGAGCAAGCGTAAGCAGATTCAGGAGAAGCTGATCAAGTTCGCCACACGCATTCCGGCATTTATGTACCTGACCGACTTCCGCGAGAACACGCTCCAGGACGTCATCACCAAACTTGAGCCGGAGCTATTCTCGACC